Genomic segment of Eremothecium sinecaudum strain ATCC 58844 chromosome VIII, complete sequence:
GGCATATACTCCTTATCTGGGCCCTTACGTACTTGGTGTCGATCTCATCGACCATTTTCTTCTTTCCCTCTTTCACTTGACGTGATGTCTGCACTATAAAGGGCACTTTCTTGTTCGATTTGTAAAACGTAGGGCCCAAGATGTGCGGTAGGAGGTGGTGGACTCGATAATCTGCCACCACCATGTCGAAATCCTTGAATAGCTGCGTCAGCCTGGAACCTTTAAATTTCTTACGGAGGTTTTTCACACTGATAATGTCTGCAAACATATCTGCCGTACTTTCGTCTGCCTTAAGTGCATCACGATACATTGTGCTGGGGTCCTTGACAATCAGTAAAATGCGCAAGTCTGAAGGCTTATTCATTTTAGTGTGCTGCAGAGGAATAATACGGGGAACGTAATCATTTTTAATTCCTATCGGCTTGTTAGTGTTAATAACGAGCTGAATATAAGCATTATTGGAGATTTTTGGGTCCTTTTTGCACTGGTTTATCAGTGACTCGATAGCCTTCGTAGCTAGGCCGTCTTGATCAATCTGAAATGCCATTATTCTGCGCTATGAGGCTGTATTCAGTTCGCGATGAGGTACTCAGAGTTCGTAGCGCATTTTATAATAATTAATATGTTTCTATAAAGGCAGAAAAAATTCTACGACAAAACTATTAAAGCACTCATATTGAATTTATAAGCATTTGTGCATAACATCAAGCGAGAAATACACAGATATGATGGATACCATGTTACAAAGGATGAAAATAGAAGAACATCTACTTAAACTTAATAGAAAAACAAAGTTTTTCATGCTTAATCAAATAAGTCAGCAATGTTGGCTGGcaattcttcaatttgAGTAGAGTAAAATCTCTCCAACTCTCTCATGTCACCAACATCTCTTTCAGTGACTAAGTTGATAGCAACACCCTTTCTACCAAAACGACCACCTCTACCAATTCTGTGAATGTAGTTTTCCTTGTTGTTTGGCAAGTCGTAGTTGATAACAAGGGAAACTTGTTGAACATCGATACCTCTGGCCAACAAATCGGTGGAGATCAAGATTCTGGAAGAACCGGTTCTGAACTCCTTCATGATAGTGTCTCTTTGAGCTTGTGGTAAGTCGGAGTAGATGGCAGAGACGGTGAAATCGTCGTCCGTCAATCTCTTGGTTAGTTCTTCGACCTTTCTTCTGGTGTTACAGAAGATAACGGCTTGGGTGACGGAAATAGAGTCATACAAGTCAGATAGACAGTCGTACTTGTAGTCTTCCTTCTCTACGTTAATGAAATATTGTTGGATACCTTCCAAAGTCAAAGCATCCTTCTTGACCAAGATTCTAACTGGCTTGTCCATGAACTTGTCAGTGACATCCAAAACTTCCTTTGGCATAGTGGCGGAAAGCAAGACAACTTGGGTAGTTGGAGGCAACATAGTGAAGATCTTGTAGATTTGTTCCTTGAAACCGGATGACAACATCTCATCTGCTTCATCCAAAATAAACATCTTGACGTGGTCAGTCTTGAAGTTCCTTCTCTCAATCATATCAAAAACACGACCTGGAGTACCGACAACAATTTGAGCACCAGCTCTCAAAGCCTCAGCATCTTCTCTTGGGTCAGTACCACCGATACAAGCGTGTACCTTGACGTCCATGTGTAAAGCTAAAGCCATAACAACCTTTTGGATTTGTAAAGCCAATTCTCTGGTTGGAGCCAAGATTAAAGCCTGTGGGGCCTTCAAGGTTTCATCAATTCTTTGCAAAGCAGCAATAGAAAAGGTACCAGTCTTACCAGTACCGGATTGAGCTTGAGCCAAAACATCGTGGTTTTCAATAATTGGCAAAATGGCACGTTGTTGGATAGCAGAAGGGTCAACGAAACCGTAACCGTAAATACCTCTCAACAAATCTTTCTTCAACTCTAATTCATCGAACTTGTGGATGATCTTGTCATAGTTGGTTTGGATTTCAGAATTTTCTGGGTTGGTGATACTGTCAGACATATTGCAATGCTATAATATTATCTTATAAACTTGCAGAGGTTAATGCTAGTAATTAAACGATTACAACTTCAGTTCTAGTGatgatttttttaaaagGGCAAAAcggaaaatttttcagtCACGTATAACGAACAGTGAAGCGAAGTGGAGATTATATAAGCTCCTTAAAATCGTTGTTTTAAAGGACTAGATACGCTACTTAGAAGGAAAAACTCGAGTAGGAGGCGGCTGGTATGCCTCCCATGGGAATTGGAATGGCTTTGGAGCGGGCCCTGGTTTTTCTTTTGGCGGTGGAGAATTTTCGACCTGCGAGGTGTCACTGTCGCTGCTGATGTCGAGTCGTTCTCCGATATCTTGAGATATGGAAACGGAGGGCAAGGGAGTGGCCAGCACGGGTGTTGACGTAGGTTCAAGGGCTAATTCAGGACTGACAGGGCGCTGAGGCGGAGGAATAGTGATAGGTGGAGACGGAATTGCGATCTGTTTCCAGGCGTAGTCGTCACGGATGACTAGCTTATTAGCTTCTGGACTACTATCAGGGGGCGGAGAAGACCTGCTGGGATCCCAAGCAGGCGTGGAAGCCTGCGGAGGAGGGGTTGCAATGCGAGGGGCCTGGAGCTCAGGGATCTGCGTTTGCGCGGCTTGTTCTTGGGGCGGACTTGCCGTCTGCGGCTGTTGTTCAGTGCGCGGGGACGGGCGAGGAGAGAAAAAGGTGCTGCGTAAGCGATCGTAGACACGCCACCATTGAGCGTGGTAGGTACTGGACTGTGGCCCCTGGGTCCAAGGTTTTGGTCCGAGGAAGTGGACCGTATTGATAGCATTGCGAAAGAAATTGATAGCCGGCTTGTACTGATAGCCGGTCGTAGAAACCGGCACATTATATACAAACGGTAGCCTGATCCACTCGTTCGCGCAGCCAGCGTTGCGGTGACAGACCTGGTTGAAGGCCTGGTTAAGAAGGCCCTGATCCGCACCGTCGATGGAAACCCACTTTTCAACGCACCCGAGGAGCTCTTCGTATTTTTTAAGGCTGGGGACCAGGATCATTACGCCACTGTTAAACATATCTGGCCAACCACAATCAGGAGCAGCCACTAGCTCGTGGGCCTTTTGATCTTGAACATGATCGACCGCATCATAGAAGGCTGAATTTAGTGGAAAAACGTCACTGTCAAGATAATAGACTTTCTCATATTGGCTAAGTTTCCACAATTGCAGCTTGTGAAAGGTATTAGCTAACTCCGGTCTGCCCAATAATGCCAAATTTACGCGGTTTCTTGCATGCACATCCCTATTTTGCATCTCTTTGCCGTCAATTACCACGATATCGTCGTACAGCTTCTCAAGGACTTCTCTGGCTCCTTCCGAAACCGTTTGCAGTAACTCCGCTGTTGCCAATAGTACTAATTTGTACTCGTCGGTACGTCCGATCATAAGTTCCCTTACCCGATACGCTAAAGTGAAGGCACCGGGCACGTAATCGATGGAATATAATAGCGTAGCTACACCCACCACCATATCTTGCTTAAATTGATCTCTAAATGTATATCCAGAACCGTAAAGTTGTTGTTTCTGGCGCTGTTAACCAGAGTGACCCCCCCCTACTTAATGTTCGTGACATGAAACACGGCCGCGCGCCGTTATCACTATGTAAGGAAATAGTTACTCCCCACATTCACAAGCATAAAAGAGCAAATACGTTTGTAAAACGACTAGTATACTAATAATATATTAAACAGAAGCTATAAATGCCTACCTGTTCTAACGGGAGTAGCTCCAGACGTTAGACAACAAACCGTCGTTTTGAGCTAGTCTATTCAAGGAGTCATCAGCCTCACCTCTAGCTCTGACGTAACCGGACAAAGCGTAAGTGATGTATTCACCTGGAATAGCGCGACCATCTTCATCAACCTTGGCGATGTTGATTTGGACGGAAGCATGGTCCTTGGCCTTGATAATTCTGTTGGTAGCAGAACACTTTCTTGGAACGTATAGTTCCACCTAAAACAGATGTTAGTATGGATCCTTAAACCATTTGGGTATAACATTGGCACTCATGTATCAttgtaaagtttttaaaatttcaaGCCTCAAATCTTTGACCATTAATCAATATACCACTACATCATATCATCTTCAAAAACACATATGCACCAGTGGCAACGCCAGATAAACACCATTAACATACTAGTTGACCCTTGTCGTTTTCCATCTTGCTCTATCTTGATATTTTATGAAAGGTGTCTCTTCCCAAACCGATGCTGGTAACAAGTCGATACGGCTAGAAAACGTTTACTATGCTGGAGGTGCGAATTCCACCTTGCTAGGTCTGGATCACTATGTTGAAGCATTATGTACGACCATCCGCTCGTGCGTGGTAGGCTTTCCGGACCTCCAGATTTTAAAAACAGAAGCGGATGTACAGATGGATGGGGCAGAAATGTACGGATGTCAAACGCCAAGAATGTATGGGGCGCAGTCATAGTATGGAATAAGCTCGAACTGCTATCTATATACACTGTTTGTCATCCTCTGTCACCACTCGAGTATTTATATTTTAGCTCTAATAATCAATTAAAAGTGTTCGGTAGCTCTGACGGGTTGTAGAGAGCTATTATATATTTAGCGTGGCTCCTGGCCTATTTTTCGTGAAATTATGAACCGAGTTGGACATATTAATAAGGTCTTCAAGCGATTACCACTCAATAATCTGCTTGTAATTAGTACCCCATACCAGCTACAAACGGTGCGCTTCAAATCGAAGGCTGTCATCACTCCTATAAAAGAGTATCAAAGACTGGTGCAGATTGGTGATTTAAGAGATGACCCCTATCAGCGAAGAGTGATTAATTCGTTGTCTTACCTACATGAATCATTGCGTAAATACAACCCGCCTGAGGTTAGGCGACAAAATCCACTGGATCAAGTGGGGTGGCGGGGTAGCATACTAAGGAAGTTGTTCCGGCGGTCGAAGCCGCTTGCATATGACGCAGTAGCGAAGGGGATATACTTGTACGGTGATGTGGGGTGCGGTAAAACAATGCTGATGGATCTGTTCTATAGCACTGTTCCCTCTCACCTCTCGAAGAAAAGAATTCACCTGCATCAATTTATGCAATACGTTCATAAACGTCGGCATGAAATAGTCAAAGAGCAGAACTTGGATGCCCTAGGTGAAGCGAAGGGCAAGCAGATCGACGCGATCCCATTGTTAGCTGCCGAAATTGCAATGCAGTGGAGAGTGCTGTGTTTTGATGAGTTTCAAGTGACAGATGTTGCTGATGCAATGCTGTTACGGAGACTACTTGCATATTTGCTGTCCAACGAATTTGGTGTTGTTTTATTTGCCACCAGTAACAGACAGCCAGATGACCTATATTTAAATGGCGTTCAAAGAGACTCATTTATTCCCTGCATCAAGCTTCTAAAGGAAAGAACTGAAGTTGTATTCTTAAATTCTCCTACTGATTACCGTAAAATTCCTAGACCTAAGAGCCAAGTTTATTGTTACCCAGAGCCAGGTCAGCTGTACCGCTCTGAGGAATTTAAGAACAAACGAGAAGAACATGTTACACAATGGTACAATTATTTTGCTCAACTAGAATCTGATAATCCCACAGCAAAGCCAGAACCTCGGAAGACAATTCACAATTGTGTCTTTAACATCTGGGGCAGGGAGCTTGTAGTTCCAAAAAGTGTTCCTGGACACGTTGCTCAGTTTACGTTTAAAGAATTGTGTGGTACACCTCTGGCGGCCGGGGACTACTTAACGTTAGCTAATTCATACAAGGCTTTTATTGTGACAGATATTCCATATCTAACCATCTATGTGCGTGACGAAGTGAGAAGATTTATTACTTTTCTTGATGCTCTGTATAATAATAACGGAAAACTAGCATCAACTGCAGCTGCAGATTTCACCTCATTATTTGTGGAACCGGAAGATATATTAAACGATTACCAGCTGAAAAACAAAGAACCAAATAAGGTCATTGAGAATGACACAATTGATGACAAAGTTAAGTCGTTAGTATCAGAACATGGCTTTTCAAAAGAAATCGCAAAGAAATCTGCTATGTTTTCTTTGGACGAAGAAAGATTTGCTTTTGCAAGGGCGTTGAGCAGATTGTCACAAATGAGCACAACTGAATGGATCAAGAAATAATTTGTACTTTTGTGAATTGTTTAATTCACATATTGTTATACAGATAATGTTCTTTTACAATTATTTTACAATATTTGATCTGGATTGGTCTTATTTTCATTGCTTGAAGCACCTCCAATAACATTCGATGCTTCAAAGGCTATGCCTCCATCTTGTTTCGAAACTTTCTCGGTATCTATTCGGAAGGTCTCATTTAGCTCTCTCTTCAACTTTAACATGTCTTTGTAGGTCTCTTTATTGCCATTATTTAACTCAAATTCTTCCCAATATTCCCACAATGCCACGTTGTTCGTGGGGTGTAAAAGTTTAGCGCCAAAAGTAAGAATGCTTCGCACACGGGCGTATTCTTCCAGCGATTCTTCCATTTTAGCAAAATCTAGGACGAAGTTGGTGCACTTCGAATTAGGAAGCGCCTGGATGCATTCCTCATACAAATACCTGGAATTTATGTCCCCAAGGTTTTCTCGACATGTTATTAAACAAATCTTCCAAAGTGAGCATTTACTTTCTAACTGTTTCGTTTTTTGGCAACCAAGATGCAAAATATCCACAGATCGCTTCGCCATGCCATTGTTCTTTTCAAATTTACTGTAAAGGAGAAAAAATGCTTTGCAATCCAACCCATCGTCGGCTAGTTTCAGTGCTCTCTCAAATAAGTCTCGAATTTCTTCTTTAGACAAGGAGCTTTCCATTGCTTCTGCAAGGTATATATTCCAAATCTCAAATGCGGCCTCTGAAGGGAAGGTCTCTATAGCTCTTTCATAAACCGAAAACGATTCACGAACTTTTCCATATTCTTTTAAAGTATGTGCATAATCAATTAATATAGCAGGTGTTGCAATCTTTAGTTTAAACATATTTTCGTATGCTTCCTGGatatcttcaaaatagTTCTTGTAATGGTCCTTAACGTCTTTCAAAAGATCAAGTAATAAGGACCATAACTGAAACGACTTAAACACAATAGTCTGGGCGGGTATGTTTTTCTTAGATTCATAATCTTCCTCAAGCATTGCCGCGTTGGGAGGAATATCTAGTACTTGTTTTAAGGTTCTAATTGCGCTGTTAAGACCGACTTTAATGATTTCTAAACTTATCCACTTACTCCATATAACTTCAACATCGGATAGGAACCTAAACCCTACATTCAATGCTTTATCAAATATCTCTTTGGCAGTAGTGTAATCATTATTGTCCGCATATAGATGGGCATAATTAGCCCACAGTTTGCCCAGCTCACCCGGAACCCGCTGCTTACTGGGATCAAGGGTTCTAATGGCATCAGCATACACTCCTGCCTTGTCCGCAAGGTTTGGAAAGAGGCTCACCCGGTC
This window contains:
- the AFG1 gene encoding Afg1p (Syntenic homolog of Ashbya gossypii AAR132C; Syntenic homolog of Saccharomyces cerevisiae YEL052W (AFG1)), with amino-acid sequence MNRVGHINKVFKRLPLNNLLVISTPYQLQTVRFKSKAVITPIKEYQRLVQIGDLRDDPYQRRVINSLSYLHESLRKYNPPEVRRQNPLDQVGWRGSILRKLFRRSKPLAYDAVAKGIYLYGDVGCGKTMLMDLFYSTVPSHLSKKRIHLHQFMQYVHKRRHEIVKEQNLDALGEAKGKQIDAIPLLAAEIAMQWRVLCFDEFQVTDVADAMLLRRLLAYLLSNEFGVVLFATSNRQPDDLYLNGVQRDSFIPCIKLLKERTEVVFLNSPTDYRKIPRPKSQVYCYPEPGQLYRSEEFKNKREEHVTQWYNYFAQLESDNPTAKPEPRKTIHNCVFNIWGRELVVPKSVPGHVAQFTFKELCGTPLAAGDYLTLANSYKAFIVTDIPYLTIYVRDEVRRFITFLDALYNNNGKLASTAAADFTSLFVEPEDILNDYQLKNKEPNKVIENDTIDDKVKSLVSEHGFSKEIAKKSAMFSLDEERFAFARALSRLSQMSTTEWIKK
- the RPS21B gene encoding 40S ribosomal protein eS21 (Syntenic homolog of Ashbya gossypii ACR255C; Syntenic homolog of Saccharomyces cerevisiae YJL136C (RPS21B) and YKR057W (RPS21A); 1-intron in Ashbya gossypii), translating into MENDKGQLVELYVPRKCSATNRIIKAKDHASVQINIAKVDEDGRAIPGEYITYALSGYVRARGEADDSLNRLAQNDGLLSNVWSYSR
- a CDS encoding HHL274Cp (Syntenic homolog of Ashbya gossypii ACR253C; Syntenic homolog of Saccharomyces cerevisiae YJL138C (TIF2) and YKR059W (TIF1)), whose translation is MSDSITNPENSEIQTNYDKIIHKFDELELKKDLLRGIYGYGFVDPSAIQQRAILPIIENHDVLAQAQSGTGKTGTFSIAALQRIDETLKAPQALILAPTRELALQIQKVVMALALHMDVKVHACIGGTDPREDAEALRAGAQIVVGTPGRVFDMIERRNFKTDHVKMFILDEADEMLSSGFKEQIYKIFTMLPPTTQVVLLSATMPKEVLDVTDKFMDKPVRILVKKDALTLEGIQQYFINVEKEDYKYDCLSDLYDSISVTQAVIFCNTRRKVEELTKRLTDDDFTVSAIYSDLPQAQRDTIMKEFRTGSSRILISTDLLARGIDVQQVSLVINYDLPNNKENYIHRIGRGGRFGRKGVAINLVTERDVGDMRELERFYSTQIEELPANIADLFD
- a CDS encoding HHL273Cp (Syntenic homolog of Ashbya gossypii ACR254C; Syntenic homolog of Saccharomyces cerevisiae YJL137C (GLG2) and YKR058W (GLG1)) — its product is MVVGVATLLYSIDYVPGAFTLAYRVRELMIGRTDEYKLVLLATAELLQTVSEGAREVLEKLYDDIVVIDGKEMQNRDVHARNRVNLALLGRPELANTFHKLQLWKLSQYEKVYYLDSDVFPLNSAFYDAVDHVQDQKAHELVAAPDCGWPDMFNSGVMILVPSLKKYEELLGCVEKWVSIDGADQGLLNQAFNQVCHRNAGCANEWIRLPFVYNVPVSTTGYQYKPAINFFRNAINTVHFLGPKPWTQGPQSSTYHAQWWRVYDRLRSTFFSPRPSPRTEQQPQTASPPQEQAAQTQIPELQAPRIATPPPQASTPAWDPSRSSPPPDSSPEANKLVIRDDYAWKQIAIPSPPITIPPPQRPVSPELALEPTSTPVLATPLPSVSISQDIGERLDISSDSDTSQVENSPPPKEKPGPAPKPFQFPWEAYQPPPTRVFPSK
- the SYF1 gene encoding mRNA splicing protein SYF1 (Syntenic homolog of Ashbya gossypii AAR131W; Syntenic homolog of Saccharomyces cerevisiae YDR416W (SYF1)) produces the protein MDTYVKDQDLACEYSVLQEPNNAVNWSKYIASKRDNPIALSWIYERCLTEIPDNWDIWNEYLKLRISYLNSANAVAYHEEYEKVNGLFRKCLVHCNKVPQVWTAFLEFCILQGDLKLLREVLHDALRTLSLEFHSVVWEPVIDYIDKTVLPEEFSQPDEGNELSELLRRGLFGLEDLKDDNKDIWSSYMISRYAQISDDIDRLLPILKRTNDQRVISEVYDKRVFLKGFEKNAINLHDKYLTYITSLDYTGQTTKLIAVIERCSALFPEQASQLDVALSKHYVRIGELEKATKFLADKLCATVTSKDFSVIYDFLVLLEENVLEVILEHLKENPDEEEKWAEKLNDHSTSLEDLISRHPILLNDLHLRQTPNEIQHWMDRVSLFPNLADKAGVYADAIRTLDPSKQRVPGELGKLWANYAHLYADNNDYTTAKEIFDKALNVGFRFLSDVEVIWSKWISLEIIKVGLNSAIRTLKQVLDIPPNAAMLEEDYESKKNIPAQTIVFKSFQLWSLLLDLLKDVKDHYKNYFEDIQEAYENMFKLKIATPAILIDYAHTLKEYGKVRESFSVYERAIETFPSEAAFEIWNIYLAEAMESSLSKEEIRDLFERALKLADDGLDCKAFFLLYSKFEKNNGMAKRSVDILHLGCQKTKQLESKCSLWKICLITCRENLGDINSRYLYEECIQALPNSKCTNFVLDFAKMEESLEEYARVRSILTFGAKLLHPTNNVALWEYWEEFELNNGNKETYKDMLKLKRELNETFRIDTEKVSKQDGGIAFEASNVIGGASSNENKTNPDQIL
- the UTP30 gene encoding Utp30p (Syntenic homolog of Ashbya gossypii ACR252C; Syntenic homolog of Saccharomyces cerevisiae YKR060W (UTP30)), coding for MAFQIDQDGLATKAIESLINQCKKDPKISNNAYIQLVINTNKPIGIKNDYVPRIIPLQHTKMNKPSDLRILLIVKDPSTMYRDALKADESTADMFADIISVKNLRKKFKGSRLTQLFKDFDMVVADYRVHHLLPHILGPTFYKSNKKVPFIVQTSRQVKEGKKKMVDEIDTKYVRAQIRSICRNSCYLPNSDKCLNVRVGRLGVHSIEDILHNISDVVDFLCDKNKKPQGGCVRGGIRSLFLKTSNSTSLPIYQAPVPKEPEPLEEVTL